The nucleotide sequence GGCTTTCCAGCGCAGCCTTGAGTCGTCCCGCGCGGGCGCGGGCGGCATCAAGCGTCGTGGCCTTGTCGGCGTGCGCGACCTTGCCGGCGTCGCGCACGTAGAAACCGGAGAAGGCAAGGACGACATTGAGTTCGTCGCGCCGCCAAGCGAACGTCGCCGGGTCACGGGCGTAGTTCACAGGGTTCATTGCACGATTGATGAACATGATGAGATGGTTGCCGATCTGATGCTGGTTCTGCGCGCCGGCCAGCGCATTGAACAACCGCTTCCACTTGGTCATGCCGGGCGACGTGTCGGCAACCTCGATTTCTTGCAGCAGCCGTTCGATCTGCGTGCCGCTCAGGCCGCGCTCGGTATCGGCGAGTACACGACACGCGGCTTCAAGATGCTGTGAGCTGAACGGTGGAATACGTGTCATGAGTTTTTCTTCTGCTGCCTCTCAAGCCCATTCGAGCACGGTGATGATCGCCTGCCCCTCGGTGCCCACCTCCACAAACAGGGCATGCTCGTA is from Dickeya dianthicola NCPPB 453 and encodes:
- a CDS encoding TIGR02391 family protein, whose amino-acid sequence is MTRIPPFSSQHLEAACRVLADTERGLSGTQIERLLQEIEVADTSPGMTKWKRLFNALAGAQNQHQIGNHLIMFINRAMNPVNYARDPATFAWRRDELNVVLAFSGFYVRDAGKVAHADKATTLDAARARAGRLKAALESRVVHAEVLNYCRAELLDENYFHAVFEATKGVAERIRLLSGLNGDGADLVNKAFAGQQPVLALGPLTTESEKSEQKGFANLLIGLFGAVRNPLAHAPKTNWPMSEQDALDILTLVSLIHRKLDVTIKLAAVSP